The genomic region GAAGCCCTGGGCGCGGAAGAGGTCGCTGTCGGTGTCCGCGTAGATCTGCGGGATCCCGTAGTCGTCGCGTTTGACGTCGACGTCACCGGAAAGGCCCTTGAGTTCGAGGGAACCGGTGGTCTGCGGGTACGAGGCCCGCACCGTGGAAACGGACCAGTACGCGCCGTATCCGACACCCGCGACAAGCGCCAGCACCAGGACGATCACGATCAGGCGGGCGCGTCGCCCCTTCTTCCTGCCGGTCTTCTTCGCATCGGAAGACCCGGAAGGGGCGGTTGTGTTGGCGGGCATCGCTGTCCTTCGAGGGGCAGGGTGGTCCTGGGAGTGCAGGAGCAACCATAGGCGCCCCGCAGAAGCCACTCGGACGCGGTATGGGGATGCATCCATTTGCGCACCGGTTCGCACGAACACTCGAAGGCGTCAAGAAAACGTTAAAGATTAGGTAAGGTAACGAAGTACTGGCCGCCGGAGGACGATCCGGAAGGCGTACACAGGGGAAGGAACGGACCCTGACTGTCCACGCGCTCAACGAACTTCTGCTCGTCTGCTCACTCGTCCTGCTGGTCGCCGTCGCGGCCGTACGCATCTCGTCCCGCAGCGGGCTCCCCAGCCTGCTCCTGTACCTCGGCATCGGCATCGCCATGGGGCAGGACGGCATCTTCGACGTCAAGTTCGACAACGCCGAGCTGACCCAGGTGATCGGCTACGCCGCCCTGGTCGTCATCCTGGCCGAGGGCGGCCTGGGCACGAAGTGGAAAGAAGTGAAACCCGCGCTGCCGGCGGCAGCCATGCTGTCGACCATCGGCGTGGGCATCAGCGTGGGCGTCACCGCGAGCGCGGCGCACTATCTCGTCGGCCTCGACTGGCGGCAGGCCCTGATCATCGGCGCCGTCGTCTCCTCCACCGACGCAGCGGCCGTCTTCTCCGTCCTGCGCAAGGTCCCGCTGCCCTCCCGCATCACCGGTGTCCTGGAGGCCGAATCCGGCTTCAACGACGCCCCCGTGGTGATCCTGGTGGTGGCGTTCTCCGCCGTCGGCCCCGTGGAGCACTGGTACGTACTGGTCGGCGAGATAGCCCTGGAGCTGGCCATCGGTGCCGCGATCGGTCTCGCGGTGGGCTGGCTGGGCTCCTACGGGATCCGCCATGTGGCACTGCCCGCCTCCGGGCTCTACCCGATCGCCGTGATGGCCATCGCGGTCTCGGCGTACGCGGCGGGCGCCATGGCCCACGGCAGTGGCTTCCTGGCCGTCTACCTGGCCGCGATGGTCCTCGGCAACTCCAAGCTCCCGCACTGGCCGGCCACCCGGGGCTTCGCCGACGGGCTCGGCTGGCTGGCGCAGATCGGCATGTTCGTCCTGCTCGGCCTGCTGGTCACCCCGCACGACCTCATCGACGACTTCTGGCCCGCCGTGGTCGTGGGGCTGGTCCTCACCGCCGTAGCCCGGCCGCTGTCCGTCTTCATCAGCCTGGCGCCGTTCCGGCTGCCACGGCGCGAGAAGGCTCTGATGTCCTGGGCGGGCCTGCGTGGCGCCGTCCCCATCATCCTGGCGACCATCCCCATGGTGTCCGGGATCGAGGGCAGCACCCGGGTCTTCAACATCGTCTTCGTGCTCGTCATCGTCTACACGCTGATCCAGGGACCGACCCTGCCGTGGCTGGCGAAGACCCTGAACATCTCCGACGACCCGTCGGAGACCGCCGACCTCGGCATCGAGTCGGCACCCCTGGAACGACTGCGCGGCCACCTGCTGTCCGTCGCGGTCCCCGGCAAGTCCAAGATGCACGGCGTGGAGGTCGCGGAGCTCCGGCTGCCCGCCGGGGCCGCGGTCACCCTCGTCGTACGGGACGGCAAGAGCTTCGTCCCAGCCCCCTCGACCGTCCTGCGCCGCGGGGACGAGCTCCTGGTCGTCGCGACCGATCCGGTGCGCGACGCGGCGGAGGCCCGGCTGCGGGCGGTCGGCCAGGGCGGGAAGCTGGCCGGCTGGCTGGGGACGAGCGGGGCGGACCGGACCGACGAGGCCACGGTGGACATGCCGCACCTCGCGAAGCTGGCCCGGAAGCTGGGCAAGGGCGGCGAGAGCCGTCCGGCGGACAAGGCGGGCAGCGGCGGGACCCCTCGCTGACCGGAGAGGCGGCGAGGGCAATCCGCGCACAATCGCAGGTGTGCCGGGGACAAGGCCTGTAAGATGAAGGACCGGATCTTCTGATCCACACGATGTGAACGTGATCGACCAACCCTGATCGACCAACTCTGTCTGATGCAGAGCTGGCGCGACCGTATGGCGGTCGTGGCGTCCTTCGCCTCTGGAGCGAGCGCCCGGCATCTACCGCAGTCCCGCGCGAAGAGGACAGCTCTCGGCAGCTCCCGCACGCTCCACGCACCCAGGTGCGAGGCGCCCCGGGACACGGCCACCAGGCGGCAGAAAGGCATGGACCGTGGCGTCCACGGTCTCCGACCGCCCCGGTTACGGGCAGTTGCTGCGCACCCCGGGTGCGTGGACCTTCCTCCTCCCGGGCTTCGCGGCCCGGCAGCCCTTCGCGATGCTGACCATCGGGATCGTGCTCCTGGTCCAGCACACCACCGGCTCGTACGGCAGTGCGGGCGCCGTGGCCGCCGTCTCAGGCGTCTCCATGGCGCTGTTCGCGCCGCAGAGCGGCAGGCTCGCCGACCGGTTCGGCCAGCGCGCAGTGCTCCTGCCCGGCGTGCTGGTCCACGCCGTCTCCGTCGGCGGCCTCACGGCACTCGCCCTGGCGGACGCGCCCCTGTGGGCGCTGTTCCTGGCGGCGGTGCCCACCGGTGCCTCCATCCCGCAGATCGGGCCGATGGTGCGGGCGCGCTGGGCCGCCCGGCTCGGCGCCGCCCCGGGCCGTCCGGCCTCCCCGCTGATGTCCACGGCCGCCGCCTTCGAGTCCGTGACGGACGAGTTCACCTTCGTCGTCGGCCCCGTGCTCGCGACCGCGCTGTGCACCGGCGTGCACCCTGCGGCCGGACTGATCGCGGAGGCGGCGCTGACGCTGCTCGGCGGCGTCCTGTTCGCCGCCATGCGCTCCACCGAGCCCGCGCCCCGGGGCGCGACCACGGCGGACGCACCGCACCGCTCGGCGCTCTCCGTGCCCGGGGTGCGCGTCCTCGCGATCACCTTCCTGGGCATCGGCGCGGTGTTCGGCGGCATGCAGGTCTCCCTGACGGCGTTCTCCGAGGAGATCGGCCGGCCCGGCGTGAACGGGCTGCTGTACGGAATCTTCGCGGCCGGCAACATGCTGGCGGGTATCGCCTGCGGGGCCATCGCCTGGAAGAGCAGCCCGCGCCGCCGGCTGATCGTCGGCTATGTGGCCCTGACCCTGACGGCGTCCGGTCTCTGGGCCGTGCACTCCGTACCGCTGCTGGCGGGGCTCGGGCTGCTCGTCGGACTGTGCATCGCGCCCGCGCTGATCAGCGGCTACACCCTCGTCGAAGCCCTGGTGCCCGCGTCCGCGAGGACCGAGGCCTTCACCTGGCTGACGGGCGCCGTGGCGCTGGGTCAGGCGGCGGCCGTCACGGTGGCCGGACAACTCGCGGACACCCATGGCGCGAGCACGGGTTTCGTGGTCCCGCTGGCCGGCACGGCGCTGGCGCTGGCGACCCTTCTGGCCCTGCGTTCACGGCTGACGCCGAGGGCCGGTGGACGGACGGTGGCACGTGGGATCGGTCACCGCGAGCCGGTCACGGTGGACTGATCGCTCGGAATAGGTCAGTATGGAGCGTCGTTAGCACTCATTGAGTGAGAGTGCCAGGAGGAGCAAGTGCCGACCTATCAGTACCAGTGCACCGAATGCGGCGAGGGCCTCGAAGCGGTGCAGAAGTTCACCGATGATGCCCTGACCGTGTGCCCGAACTGCGAGGGACGCCTCAAGAAGGTGTTCTCGGCCGTCGGCATCGTCTTCAAGGGATCCGGTTTCTACCGGAACGACAGCCGCGGCTCCTCGTCGAGCAGCACGCCGGCCACGTCGCCGTCCGCCAAGACGTCCGATTCCTCCACCGGGTCGACCTCCGGGTCCTCCTCGGCGAAGTCGGACGCGAAGCCGGCCGCCTCGGCCGCGTCCTCGACCTCCTCGGCTTCTTCCTCGTCGAGCGGTACGTCGGCCGCCTGAGGCACCCGCACACCCACACGTTCCACTCCGGACCCCGCTGATCGACTCGGCGGGGTCCTGGCCGTGCGCGCCCCGTTAGTGTGACCGCATGGTGAACGCAGAAACGGCTACAGCGGAAATCGGTGTCATCGGCGGATCGGGCTTCTACTCCTTCCTGGAGGACGTCACCGAGGTCCAGGTGGACACCCCGTACGGGGCGCCGAGCGACTCCCTCTTCCTGGGGGAGATCGCGGGCCGCCGGGTGGCCTTCCTCCCGCGGCACGGCCGCGGCCACCACCTCCCGCCGCACCGGATCAACTACCGCGCCAACCTCTGGGCGCTGCGTTCCGTCGGCGTACGCCAGGTGCTCGGTCCGTGCGCGGTCGGCGGCCTGCGTCCGGAGTACGGCCCCGGCACCCTGCTCGTACCGGACCAGATGGTCGACCGTACGAAGACCCGCACGCAGACGTACTACGACGGTGAGCCCCTGGCCGACGGCACCGAGCCGAACGTGGTGCACCTCGGCTTCGCCGACCCGTACTGCCCCGAGGGCCGCAAGGCGGCCCTCGCCGCGGCGCGCGGACGTGACTGGGAGCCGGTGGACGGCGGAACCCTGGTCGTGGTCGAGGGCCCGCGCTTCTCGACCCGCGCGGAGTCGCGCTGGCACGCCGCGATGGGCTGGTCCGTCGTCGGGATGACCGGGCATCCCGAGGCGGTTCTCGCCCGTGAACTGAGCCTCTGCTACACGACGCTGACGCTGGTGACGGACCTCGACGCGGGGGCCGAGGCCGGTGAGGGCGTGAGCCACGCCGAGGTGCTCGAGGTGTTCGCGGCCAACGTGGACCGGCTGCGGTCGGTGCTCTTCGACGCGGTGGCCGCCCTGCCCGCGAACGAGGGCCGTGACTGCGTGTGCGCCCACGCGCTGGACGGGGTCGATACGGGGATCGAGCTGCCGTAGCCCGACACGTCACCGGCGTCGGACTCGCGGCCCGCCCGCTTCCGACCCGTACGGGTGGCCGGGTTTTCCACATCGTGGGGACTGTCCACAGGGCCGGGCGGGATTTCCGCGGAGGGTGGATCGTGAGGGGGTCCGGCGATCCCGCGGGACTCCCCTCACGGCAGGTGGTGTTGGCCATGTTCCCGTCGGTGCCCGATACACGTCCCGCGCCTCCCGCGCCCTGCGAGGTCCCCTTCTTCGGGCCCCTGCGGGTGCGGGGCGGCGGCGGACGGCGATTCCGGCGGGTGCTGCGGGGACAGCGCCGGGCTCTGGCCGCGGGCTTCGCCCTGGCCTCAGCCGTGCTCGCCGCTTCAGGGCTGGGCGGGGAGAGAGGGGCGGCCGCCGCCGGCGGGGACGCACCGCCGGGACCGGACCGGCGGACCGTCCGTCCGGTGTCCGCTCCGGTGCGGATCGCCGACGCGGCGACGGTCGGACTGCTGCGGCCGGGCGACCGCGTCGACGTGATCGCGGCGGCCGACGGGGAGCCAGGGGCCAGAGTGGTGGCACGGGACGTGCGGGTGGCCGAGGTCCCGGGCGACGCGGGCGACGCGGGCGACGCGGGCGACGCGGGGGACGCGGGGGACGCGGAGGCACCGTATCCGGCGGCCGACGGCGGGACGGGCCCGGGGCACGGCGCCCTGGTGGTCCTGTCCGTGGAGCGGGAGACCGCGGCGGCTCTGGCGGGCGCCGGTGCGTCGGGGCGGCTCTCGGTGGCGGTGTCCCATGCCGAATAGAACTGACATCGCGTCATCTCACCCGTGGGAAGTACCCGATTGGACAGTGCACCGTTCTGCCCCCTTATGTGGCAAGGCGGTTCGCTCCGCCTACGGCACGCACGGAGGAAGGCTCACCTGTGAGCGAGAAGAAGGTCGGCCTTCTGGAGGGCTTCAAAGCCTTTCTGACGCGCGGCAATGTGATCGACCTCGCGGTCGCCGTCGTCATCGGTGCCGCCTTCACGAACGTGGTGAACGCGGTCGTGAAGGGGATCATCAATCCGGTGGTCGGCGCGTTCGGCACCCAGGACCTGGAGAAGTACACATCCTGCCTCCGGGGGCCCTGCTCGGTGGATCCGGAGACCGGCAGGACGGGCGGCATCGAGATCCTTTGGGGCTCGGTGCTCAGCGCCGGCCTCAGCTTCCTGATCACCGGCGCCGTCGTCTACTTCCTCATGGTGCTGCCGATGGCGAAGTACCTCGCCAGGCGGGCCGCCTCCCAGGCCGCGAAGGAGGGCGTGCGGGAGACGATGGAGGTCAGCGAGCTGGAGGTGCTGAAGGAGATCCGGGACGCGCTGGTGGCCCGGCGGGGCCAGGCCTGAGACCGGCTCCGTACGGCCGGAGGCGTCTCCGGCGGGCCGCGTCAGATGTGGTGGGGCGGCTTCTCGTCGAGGAAGCGGGCCAGGTCGGCCGCGCCACCGCCGGCCGGAGCCCGCTCGCCCCACCCCTGGTCCGTGTCGTCCGCGGACTGCCGGTCCAGCGGATCGTCGAAGACCAGAGCCGACGGCTTGGGCCCGGACTCCTTCGGGGGCCGCTGCTGGGGCTGCGGCGGCTTCGACTCTCGCGGTCCGGGGGCGGGGGCGGTACTCATACCTCCAGGGTACGGCCGGGCTCAGCGGTCCTTGGGATCGAGCAGCCACAGTCCCAGCACGACGAGGAACGACAGGCACAGAAATCCGGCTCCCCACCAGGCCGTGCCCGTATCGCCCTCCATCCACACGTTGACGACCTCCGTCAGCGCCCACAGTTGGCCGATGACGACGCTCATCGCCAGCACCAGCCGGGCCGTCAGCTTCGCGGAGCGCTCGGGTTCCTGCTCGGAGCCCGCACCCGGCCCCGGGCCGGTGTGGCGCACCCGCGGGTCGGCATAGCCGCTGGTGGGCCGGATCTGCGGGTAGCGCTCATGCAGGGGGCGGTTCAGCTCGGCCCGCTCGCTGCCGGGGTGATAGTCGGGATACCGCGTGCCGGCGGGGCTGGGGGGCCGTGGCGGCTCGATCGGGTCCAGGGGTTCGGTCATGACCGCCTCCCCGCGGCGGCGGCGTCGGACGAGGCCGGCGCGGGTGGCGCCTCCGCGCCGCCTCCGGAGCCGGGGCAGCCGATCCGTGCGGCGAGGTCGGGGCGGTCCTCGCCCAGCTGACGGCACAGCCCGGCTTCGGCGCTCTCCCCGGAGCGGGTGGTCCCGACGGCCCAGATACTGCCGTCATCCAGCTCGGTCAGCACGACCTTGGGCAGCCCGCGGGGCGGCGGGCCGGCCGTGACCGCACCGGTGCGGGCGTCGAAGACTCCCTCGTGGCAGGGGCAGTAGAGCTCGCCGTCCGTGCCCCGGTCCTTGCGCCAGAGCACGCCGCAGGCCAGATGGGTGCAGACGGCGGAGTAGCCGACGAGGGTGCCGTCGTCCATCCGTACCGCGACCGCCCGGTCCTCGTCTCCGGGGTAGCGGAAGGCGAGGGACTCCCCGGGCGGCAGCTGGGCGGCGATCCGCTTCGGGGCCGGCGCCTTCCCGTCCTCCGTCTCGCCGTGCCGGTGGAGAATGCCGCCCGCCACGGCCAGACCACCCACGGCGAGGCCGCCGGACACGGTGGCGACGATCCGGAGGTAGTCGCGGCGGGTGGTCAGCGAGTCTGCGGCGATCCGGTCGTGCAGGGCTTCACGGGGGTCGCTGCCGGGGCCGTGGTCGGGACCCGGCTGCTGCTGTTCGGTGACGCTCATCGGCGGACGTCCTTCCCGTTGATCTCGACGACGGGAAGTCCGCCGGGTACCGGCCACTGGACCCGCTCAGCGGGCACGACCATGGCCACGCCGGTGCGGACCTCGCTCTCGCCGAAGACGAACGTGTCGGCGACCTGCACTCCGGGGCGCTCCGCCTGGAGCTCCTCGACGGTGCCGTAGTAGAGAGCACCGGTGGGGCAGACGGTGGCGCACATGGGGGCGAGTCCGTAGGCGGTGCGGTCGTAGCAGAGGTTGCACTTCATCTGCAGTTTCGCCTGGAGGTCGATCTTCGGGACACCGAAGGGGCAGGCGTTGACGCAGTTGGCGCAGCCGATGCAGCGGGTGGTGTCGGCCTGCTGCACGACGCCGTCCGCGGTGACGAGGATCGCGTCGGCCGGGCAGACCTCGGCGCAGGGGGCAACCGGGTCCTCGCAGTGCATGCAGACCGTCGGAAGGGAGGCGACGGATGAGCCCTCGTCGGTGTAGTCGAGGTGGATCATCGACTTGCCTCGGTGCGAGTCGCATTCCCGGCAGGCGGAGACACAGGCCTGACAGCCGATGCAGCGCCCCGGGTCGATGAACATCGTTCTGCCCATCATCCGGGCATCAGCTCCTTTCCGAGGTGCCGCGGCCCTGCGGGGCCGTGGGCGGCAGCGGGTCGGTGCGGGAGACCTGGGTCTCGGGGTAGGCGACGTGGCCGGGGGCGACGGGCGGTGCGGGAACCTCGTCGATCGCCTCGGCGTGCTCGATGCGGCAGGCGCAGACCTTGTACTCGGGGATCTTGGAGCGGGGGTCGAGGGCGTCGATGGTCAGGGCGTTGGCAGCCGTGGGCACGGGCCAGTGGTACGGGATGAACACCGTGTCGGGCCGGATCGCCTCGGTGACCAGCGCGGGGAAGACCTCGCTGCCGCGCCGGGTGACGACGCGGACGGGTTCGCCGTTGTGGAATCCGTGGGAGGGGTGGACCTCGGCCCAGGGCCGCGGGGTCTGCTCCACGAGGGCGCCCAGCCGGCGGGTCTGGTTGCCGGAGAGGAAGTGGGCGACGGTGCGTCCGGTGGTCAGCGTCATCGGGTGCTCGGCGTCGTACGGGTCGGCCGGCGGGTGCCACTCGACGACCTGCATGTGGATCTTGCCGTCGGCGTGGTAGGTCGTGCCGTCCTCGAACAGCCGGGGGGTGCCGGGGTGGTCGGTGGACGGGCAGGGCCAGGAGATCCCGCCGGTCTCCTCGAGCCGTTCGTAGGTGATCCCGGAGTAGTCGATGATCGTGCCCGCGGAGGCCCTGCGCAGCTCGTCGAAGACCTCGCGGGAGCTGCCGAAGGCGAATTTGTCGCCCTCTCCGAGGCGGCGGGCGATCTCGCACATCACCCAGGTGTCGGTCCGCACGCCGGACGGCGGTTCCTGCGCCTTGTTGTGCTTGACGACGCGTGCCTCCGCGTTGGCCATCACCCCTTCGTCCTCGGCCCAGATGGTGACGGGGAAGACGACGTGCGCGTTGGCGGCGGTCTCGGAGAGGAAGAAGTCGAACTGGGCGTGGAATTCGGTGGTGTCGTACCCCTCCTTGACCACGGCGTAGTTGGGGAGCGACACGAAGGGGTTGTTGCAGATGCCGATGAGCCCGCGGATCTCCTGGCGCTGCATCTGCCAGACCATTTCCATCATCGAGGTTCCGGCGGCCGGGAGTTCGGACTCCTCGATGCCCCAGATCTCGCAGATCTGCCGGCGGTGCTCCTCGTTGAGGATCGAGCGGCCGCCGGGGAGGAGGTCGGCCTTCTGGCCGTGCTCCCGGCCGCCCTGGCCGTTCCCCTGCCCGGTGAGGGTGCCGTATCCGGCGCCGGGCTTGCCGATGTGGCCGGTCGCGGTGCAGAGGTTGATCACGGTGAGGCAGTTCTCGACGCCCTGGGTGTGGTGTTCGATGCCCCGGGCGTGGAAGGCCATGGCCTTGGGCGCGCGGGCGAAGGCGCGGGCGACCTGGACGACCTGCTCGGCGGGGATCCCGCAGATCTCGGCGGCGCGGGACGGGGGGTACTGGGCGACGTTGGCCTTGACCTCCTCCCAGCCGGTGGCGTGGGCCGCGAGGTAGGCCTCGTCGGTGAGGCCCTCCTCGATGATCACGTTCAGTACGGCGTTGAAGAAGGCCGAGTCGGTGCCCGACTTGAGCGCGACATGGATGTCGGCGGTGCGCGCGACCGCCGTCTCGCGCGGGTCGACGACGATCAGGGTGGCGCCTCGGTCCCGGGCCCCCCAGACGTACTGGGTCAGCACGGGGAAGCACTCTCCGACGTTGGCCCCGGCGAGCAGGAGGCAGTCGGTGAGCAGGATGTCGGAGAAGGGGTTGCCGGCCCGGTCGATGTTGAAGGCGAGCTTGTTGGCACCGGCGGCGCTCACCATGCAGAGCCGGCCGTTGTAGTCGACGTGCCTGGTCTTCAGTGCGACCCGGGCGAATTTGCCGACCAGATACGTCTTCTCGGAGAAGAGGCTGGCCCCGCCGAGGACCCCGAAGGCGTCCCGCCCGTGCTCCTGCTGGATGCGCCTGATCTCGGAGACGGTGAATTCGAGCGCCTCCTCCCAGGAGACCTCCCGCAGTTCCTCGTCGCGGGAGCGGCGCATGAGGGGCGCGGTGAGCCGGTCCGGGTGGTTGACCTGCTGGTAGGCGTTGATGCCCTTGGGGCAGAGCCGCATGCGGTTGATGTCGTGGTTGCGGGGCTCCACGCCGAAGACCTTGCCGCCGCGGTCCACCCGGAGGTACATCCCGCACTGGACACCGCAGAAGCAGCAGTGGGTGGGGACGAGCGTCTCGCCGTTCTGGTCGGCGTGCCACTGGTCGGCCGGGATGCCGCCCGCGTCCCGGAAGCCACGGGTGCCCGGCGGGGCGAGGGAGGGGTCGAGGGGAACGATCGTACGGCCGTCGGCTGCGCGTGGGTCCGCGGTCACTTGAAACCCTTCTTGACCTGGGTGAGATAGGCGTTGCCGCGCAGCACCCGCTTGCAGCGCGGGCAGTATTCGGCCCATGCGTCGAAGCCGAGTTCGAGGTCACGCATGGTGCCGCGCAGATTCTCGACGTACGGGCCGGTGTCGATGGCCTCTCCGCAGCGGCGGCAGGCGAACACCTCGTCGTCCTGGCGCCCGGTGTACTTGAAGAGCTGCATGCCGACCGCTGCCGGGCGCTGCACGATGTGGAAGAACTTCCCGAACGGGATGTAGATGAGGGTGAAGACCACCGACACCATGTGGAGGATCGCCAGGAACTCGTAGCCACCTCCGTGCAGGAAGATCGAGGAGAAGGTGAGCAGCAGGCCGGTCACGGAGATGATGATCAGAGCGAGCAGCGGCACCATGTCGTAGGCGAACCGCTGTCCGGTGATGGCCCCCCGGTCCTTCATGCGGCGCCAGAGGAAGTACCCCGCGCCGGGGATCACGAGCACCGCGGCGATGTCCAGGCCGTGAAACATCAGCCAGCCGATGATGTTCAGCGAGTCGAAGCCGAGGACCTTGAGGCCCCAGACGCGCATCTCGTAGCCCGGTCCCGAGCCGGTGTCGGAGGTGAAGGTGAACCAGCCCCAGGTCAGCGGGAAGGTGATCAGCGCGGCGAGGACGCAGCCCCAGAAGATCAGCTGGTGGGCCGCCCAACGGGCGTGGGAGCGGGCGCCGAGGAATTTCTGGAAGCCCAGGTAGGTCGCGATCATCTTCGGCAGGGCGGTGGGGGCCTTGCGGAAGTTCTCGGTCGAGAACAGGCTGCGCCAGCCGTTCTTGAAGAGCCGTCGGGCGCCGGGGGCGGACACCCAGACCGTGTAGCGGTAGGCGACCCCGAAGGCGAGGAAGACCGTGGCGACGGCGTAGGGGAGCAGCGCCGAGTCGAAGTCGTGCAACAGGCGGCTGCCGAACACGATCGCGAGGATCAGCAGGCAGGAGACCACGGTTCCGGCCATGGCCCCGCGGCCGGAGACGGACCGCGGAAGGCTCCGGGCCGCCCTCGCGACGACGGAGGGGCCCCTGCCGGGATGCCTGCTGTCCGTCCCGCCGGACGTGGCAGTGCGGACACCGGTATCGGGCTGCTCGGCTGCGGCGGGTTCTGGTGGCTCGGTCACCCGGCCACCGTAGGGCCGTAATGAGCGTTTGGTCCCGTTATCTGCCCCGATGGTGTGAGCGCGTCGCCCAGGTGGCCCGCGCCCCGGCTCCTCCCCGGTCCCCGCGCGAGCCCGTCACCGGACGCGATGCGGCAGCCGAGGGGCTACTCGTCGGCCGGTTCGTCCGAGGGCGCGTCGCACTGCTGCGGCAGGCCGATGACCACGGCACCGCGGAACCGGTCCTCCGAGAGGGTCGACATGGTGTCGAGCG from Streptomyces sp. QL37 harbors:
- a CDS encoding potassium/proton antiporter; protein product: MLVCSLVLLVAVAAVRISSRSGLPSLLLYLGIGIAMGQDGIFDVKFDNAELTQVIGYAALVVILAEGGLGTKWKEVKPALPAAAMLSTIGVGISVGVTASAAHYLVGLDWRQALIIGAVVSSTDAAAVFSVLRKVPLPSRITGVLEAESGFNDAPVVILVVAFSAVGPVEHWYVLVGEIALELAIGAAIGLAVGWLGSYGIRHVALPASGLYPIAVMAIAVSAYAAGAMAHGSGFLAVYLAAMVLGNSKLPHWPATRGFADGLGWLAQIGMFVLLGLLVTPHDLIDDFWPAVVVGLVLTAVARPLSVFISLAPFRLPRREKALMSWAGLRGAVPIILATIPMVSGIEGSTRVFNIVFVLVIVYTLIQGPTLPWLAKTLNISDDPSETADLGIESAPLERLRGHLLSVAVPGKSKMHGVEVAELRLPAGAAVTLVVRDGKSFVPAPSTVLRRGDELLVVATDPVRDAAEARLRAVGQGGKLAGWLGTSGADRTDEATVDMPHLAKLARKLGKGGESRPADKAGSGGTPR
- a CDS encoding MFS transporter — its product is MASTVSDRPGYGQLLRTPGAWTFLLPGFAARQPFAMLTIGIVLLVQHTTGSYGSAGAVAAVSGVSMALFAPQSGRLADRFGQRAVLLPGVLVHAVSVGGLTALALADAPLWALFLAAVPTGASIPQIGPMVRARWAARLGAAPGRPASPLMSTAAAFESVTDEFTFVVGPVLATALCTGVHPAAGLIAEAALTLLGGVLFAAMRSTEPAPRGATTADAPHRSALSVPGVRVLAITFLGIGAVFGGMQVSLTAFSEEIGRPGVNGLLYGIFAAGNMLAGIACGAIAWKSSPRRRLIVGYVALTLTASGLWAVHSVPLLAGLGLLVGLCIAPALISGYTLVEALVPASARTEAFTWLTGAVALGQAAAVTVAGQLADTHGASTGFVVPLAGTALALATLLALRSRLTPRAGGRTVARGIGHREPVTVD
- a CDS encoding FmdB family zinc ribbon protein — encoded protein: MPTYQYQCTECGEGLEAVQKFTDDALTVCPNCEGRLKKVFSAVGIVFKGSGFYRNDSRGSSSSSTPATSPSAKTSDSSTGSTSGSSSAKSDAKPAASAASSTSSASSSSSGTSAA
- a CDS encoding S-methyl-5'-thioadenosine phosphorylase, producing the protein MVNAETATAEIGVIGGSGFYSFLEDVTEVQVDTPYGAPSDSLFLGEIAGRRVAFLPRHGRGHHLPPHRINYRANLWALRSVGVRQVLGPCAVGGLRPEYGPGTLLVPDQMVDRTKTRTQTYYDGEPLADGTEPNVVHLGFADPYCPEGRKAALAAARGRDWEPVDGGTLVVVEGPRFSTRAESRWHAAMGWSVVGMTGHPEAVLARELSLCYTTLTLVTDLDAGAEAGEGVSHAEVLEVFAANVDRLRSVLFDAVAALPANEGRDCVCAHALDGVDTGIELP
- a CDS encoding RcpC/CpaB family pilus assembly protein, whose amino-acid sequence is MFPSVPDTRPAPPAPCEVPFFGPLRVRGGGGRRFRRVLRGQRRALAAGFALASAVLAASGLGGERGAAAAGGDAPPGPDRRTVRPVSAPVRIADAATVGLLRPGDRVDVIAAADGEPGARVVARDVRVAEVPGDAGDAGDAGDAGDAGDAEAPYPAADGGTGPGHGALVVLSVERETAAALAGAGASGRLSVAVSHAE
- a CDS encoding MscL family protein translates to MSEKKVGLLEGFKAFLTRGNVIDLAVAVVIGAAFTNVVNAVVKGIINPVVGAFGTQDLEKYTSCLRGPCSVDPETGRTGGIEILWGSVLSAGLSFLITGAVVYFLMVLPMAKYLARRAASQAAKEGVRETMEVSELEVLKEIRDALVARRGQA
- a CDS encoding Rieske (2Fe-2S) protein; this translates as MSVTEQQQPGPDHGPGSDPREALHDRIAADSLTTRRDYLRIVATVSGGLAVGGLAVAGGILHRHGETEDGKAPAPKRIAAQLPPGESLAFRYPGDEDRAVAVRMDDGTLVGYSAVCTHLACGVLWRKDRGTDGELYCPCHEGVFDARTGAVTAGPPPRGLPKVVLTELDDGSIWAVGTTRSGESAEAGLCRQLGEDRPDLAARIGCPGSGGGAEAPPAPASSDAAAAGRRS
- a CDS encoding 4Fe-4S dicluster domain-containing protein; the protein is MMGRTMFIDPGRCIGCQACVSACRECDSHRGKSMIHLDYTDEGSSVASLPTVCMHCEDPVAPCAEVCPADAILVTADGVVQQADTTRCIGCANCVNACPFGVPKIDLQAKLQMKCNLCYDRTAYGLAPMCATVCPTGALYYGTVEELQAERPGVQVADTFVFGESEVRTGVAMVVPAERVQWPVPGGLPVVEINGKDVRR
- a CDS encoding molybdopterin oxidoreductase family protein, which translates into the protein MTADPRAADGRTIVPLDPSLAPPGTRGFRDAGGIPADQWHADQNGETLVPTHCCFCGVQCGMYLRVDRGGKVFGVEPRNHDINRMRLCPKGINAYQQVNHPDRLTAPLMRRSRDEELREVSWEEALEFTVSEIRRIQQEHGRDAFGVLGGASLFSEKTYLVGKFARVALKTRHVDYNGRLCMVSAAGANKLAFNIDRAGNPFSDILLTDCLLLAGANVGECFPVLTQYVWGARDRGATLIVVDPRETAVARTADIHVALKSGTDSAFFNAVLNVIIEEGLTDEAYLAAHATGWEEVKANVAQYPPSRAAEICGIPAEQVVQVARAFARAPKAMAFHARGIEHHTQGVENCLTVINLCTATGHIGKPGAGYGTLTGQGNGQGGREHGQKADLLPGGRSILNEEHRRQICEIWGIEESELPAAGTSMMEMVWQMQRQEIRGLIGICNNPFVSLPNYAVVKEGYDTTEFHAQFDFFLSETAANAHVVFPVTIWAEDEGVMANAEARVVKHNKAQEPPSGVRTDTWVMCEIARRLGEGDKFAFGSSREVFDELRRASAGTIIDYSGITYERLEETGGISWPCPSTDHPGTPRLFEDGTTYHADGKIHMQVVEWHPPADPYDAEHPMTLTTGRTVAHFLSGNQTRRLGALVEQTPRPWAEVHPSHGFHNGEPVRVVTRRGSEVFPALVTEAIRPDTVFIPYHWPVPTAANALTIDALDPRSKIPEYKVCACRIEHAEAIDEVPAPPVAPGHVAYPETQVSRTDPLPPTAPQGRGTSERS
- a CDS encoding MFS transporter, whose amino-acid sequence is MTEPPEPAAAEQPDTGVRTATSGGTDSRHPGRGPSVVARAARSLPRSVSGRGAMAGTVVSCLLILAIVFGSRLLHDFDSALLPYAVATVFLAFGVAYRYTVWVSAPGARRLFKNGWRSLFSTENFRKAPTALPKMIATYLGFQKFLGARSHARWAAHQLIFWGCVLAALITFPLTWGWFTFTSDTGSGPGYEMRVWGLKVLGFDSLNIIGWLMFHGLDIAAVLVIPGAGYFLWRRMKDRGAITGQRFAYDMVPLLALIIISVTGLLLTFSSIFLHGGGYEFLAILHMVSVVFTLIYIPFGKFFHIVQRPAAVGMQLFKYTGRQDDEVFACRRCGEAIDTGPYVENLRGTMRDLELGFDAWAEYCPRCKRVLRGNAYLTQVKKGFK